The following are encoded in a window of Fulvia fulva chromosome 7, complete sequence genomic DNA:
- a CDS encoding 60S ribosomal protein L7, whose amino-acid sequence MAPGKKAGTVKMSVPTQDQILVPETLLKKRKSQEKERAEKAEQREQRKKESKQKREQIFKRAESYVKEYRDLEREKIRLNRVAKSEGSYYVPAEPKLAFVVRIKGINKIDPKKRKTLQLLRLLQINNGVFIRLTKATSEMLKIVEPFVAYGYPNLKSVRELVYKRGYAKTSQKQRIPLTDNGIIEEHLGQYGIVCMEDLIHEIYTVGPNFKQASNFLWPFKLSNPTGGFHKRKFLHFIEGGDLGNREEYINQLIRQMN is encoded by the exons ATGGCACCAGGAAAGAAGGCAGGTACCGTCAAGAT GAGCGTCCCAACCCAGGACCAGATTCTCGTTCCAGAGACTCTCCTCAAGAAGCGCAAGTCGCAGGAGAAGGAGCGCGCCGAGAAGGCCGAGCAGCGTGAGCAGCGCAAGAAG GAGAGCAAGCAGAAGCGCGAGCAGATCTTCAAGCGTGCCGAGTCCTACGTCAAGGAGTACCGGGACCTTGAGCGTGAGAAGATCCGCCTCAACCGTGTCGCCAAGTCCGAGGGCTCCTACTACGTCCCAGCCGAGCCCAAGCTCGCCTTCGTCGTCCGCATCAAGGGTATCAACAAGATCGACCCAAAGAAGCGCAAGACCCTCCAGCTCCTCCGTCTTCTCCAGATCAACAACGGTGTCTTCATCCGCCTGACCAAGGCCACCTCCGAGATGCTCAAGATCGTCGAGCCATTCGTCGCCTACGGCTACCCCAACCTGAAGTCTGTCCGTGAGCTCGTCTACAAGCGTGGATACGCCAAGACCAGCCAGAAGCAGCGCATTCCTCTCACCGACAACGGCATCATCGAGGAGCACCTCGGCCAGTACGGCATTGTCTGCATGGAGGACCTGATCCACGAGATCTACACCGTTGGCCCCAACTTCAAGCAGGCCTCCAACTTCCTCTGGCCATTCAAGCTCTCCAACCCAACTGGTGGCTTCCACAAGCGCAAGTTCCTCCACTTCATCGAGGGTGGCGACCTTGGTAACCGTGAGGAGTACATCAACCAGCTCATCCGCCAGATGAACTAG
- a CDS encoding DNA repair protein rhp26 gives MASSSEAEINEANDPPATSSEPQNEVVEAPGTDVEGDSEADVPFQGDEAAQLAALGAGVRDQDDLERDIGQQADQLLVEQADERDQKRLEKTQKERDRLQTAIKVLEKRLTEFGNKATKDKLRAEIAHYNGLLQPLDTDLEQIQKRMKERHNDAQGGETLLDNAGNKRMAGECQRDFLIRTGKITPFSKKGMQLLRTSSSLGDVLMDAEEEDEEAQEEDQDVTEDTTVEPLSHRNLLAPGFEQDDTSAAASTAGEPEDDEAMARRLQDEEFASERPAKRRRVVSKRPTRAVSEDPSSPADDADAYVPDLDESGVAAIGVSGDDAEPADDDAEGDPALATTPGIKRKGKRKQKAAVTTETEQEDLAGIDDGNEEVYQARVQSWVKRRQAARQRHKERRESAQIETEQTADVKAEREDEVALADVEESKEEWFMPHPNRTDTVFEGGYRIPGDIYPSLFDYQKTGVQWLWELYAQQAGGIIGDEMGLGKTIQIISFLAGLHYSGKVDKPIIVVCPATVMKQWVNEFHRWWPPLRVSILHTSGSGMLDVRREESLEDDLEDDRFRRKATQSKGYNQAKRIVNKVLKDGHVLVTTYSGLQTYAELLIPTDWQYAVLDEGHKIRNPNTAITIYCKELRTHNRVILSGTPMQNNLTELWSLFDFVYPMRLGTLVNFKSQFEIPIKQGGYANASNLQVETAMKCAETLKDAISPYLLQRFKVDVAADLPKKSERVLFCKLTKLQRDAYEWFLNSEDMKSIMAGKRQALYGIDILRKICNHPDLVEHKTLSKKTSYQYGIGSKSGKMQVVKALLEIWKRNGHKTLLFAQHRIMLDILELFIQGMEGFNYRRMDGNTSIRDRQDLVDEFNKDPNLHVFLLTTKVGGLGVNLTGADRVVIYDPDWNPSTDVQARERAWRLGQKREVEIYRLMTAGTIEEKIYHRQIFKQFLSNKILRDPKQRQTFQLRDLHDLFTLGTPMENGQTETGSIFKGTEVKLSGNAARTQDQSLPTPPEETEKEKDHAAINAFAGIDRQEAWRGEDEDETNADSAEDKGNDDRVLSGIFDRAGVQAAQDHDAIINGRKTIRADPEMIAREAKKVAAEAARELKRAGEIARSLPAGSVTWTGQHGSAGRDPSPPRRGGMRGGRGAPSSASVLANLQSRQIGTASAAAVASSSNPSSRAATPVRGGRGRAAPTAQPKGKDFLKLIRDYLIAQGGSAYTQMLIDHFNRYCGNDQRTMEFKEMLKTIAVMHKGGRGRSKWVLKEEYRTQEPS, from the coding sequence ATGGCGTCTTCTTCTGAAGCAGAGATAAACGAGGCGAACGACCCACCCGCGACATCTTCGGAACCACAAAACGAAGTGGTAGAGGCTCCTGGTACGGATGTGGAGGGCGATTCTGAAGCAGATGTCCCATTTCAAGGCGATGAGGCTGCACAGCTGGCAGCACTTGGAGCAGGTGTTCGCGACCAGGACGACCTCGAGAGAGACATTGGTCAGCAGGCGGACCAGCTTCTGGTAGAACAGGCCGACGAACGTGATCAGAAACGACTCGAGAAGACGCAGAAAGAGCGAGACAGACTGCAGACTGCCATCAAGGTATTGGAGAAGAGGCTCACCGAGTTTGGCAACAAAGCGACCAAGGACAAGCTGCGCGCCGAGATCGCTCATTACAATGGCCTTCTGCAGCCGCTTGACACCGATCTTGAGCAAATCCAGAAGCGCATGAAAGAGCGCCATAACGATGCACAGGGTGGCGAAACGCTTCTTGACAATGCTGGCAACAAGCGAATGGCCGGGGAGTGCCAGCGCGACTTCCTCATTCGCACTGGCAAAATCACCCCGTTTTCGAAGAAGGGTATGCAGCTGCTTAGAACATCGTCGAGCTTGGGCGACGTCCTAATGGATGCGGAAGAGGAGGACGAGGAAGCCCAAGAAGAGGACCAAGACGTGACTGAGGACACGACCGTCGAACCTTTGTCCCACAGGAATCTGCTTGCACCAGGCTTCGAGCAGGACGATACGAGTGCAGCTGCGAGCACAGCCGGGGAGCCTGAAGACGATGAGGCCATGGCAAGGAGACTGCAGGACGAAGAGTTCGCCTCAGAGCGACCCGCGAAAAGGAGACGAGTCGTGTCGAAAAGACCGACAAGAGCAGTCTCTGAAGACCCAAGCTCTCCCGCAGACGATGCCGATGCTTATGTGCCAGATCTTGATGAGAGTGGTGTAGCGGCGATTGGTGTGTCGGGAGATGATGCGGAGCCTGCAGACGACGATGCAGAAGGCGACCCGGCGCTCGCTACAACGCCTGGCATCAAGCGAAAAGGCAAGAGAAAGCAAAAGGCGGCGGTGACTACCGAGACGGAACAGGAAGATCTCGCGGGTATCGACGACGGCAACGAAGAAGTATACCAAGCAAGAGTGCAGAGCTGGGTGAAACGACGGCAAGCGGCGCGACAACGACACAAAGAAAGACGAGAATCAGCACAAATCGAGACAGAGCAAACTGCAGACGTCAAAGCTGAGCGGGAAGATGAGGTTGCGTTGGCCGATGTCGAGGAATCCAAGGAAGAGTGGTTCATGCCACATCCGAACAGAACCGATACTGTCTTCGAAGGTGGCTATCGTATACCCGGCGATATATACCCTTCACTCTTCGACTACCAGAAGACTGGAGTACAATGGCTATGGGAGCTATACGCGCAGCAAGCTGGCGGTATCATTGGTGATGAGATGGGTCTCGGGAAGACTATCCAAATCATCTCATTCCTCGCTGGACTACACTACTCTGGCAAGGTTGACAAGCCAATCATTGTGGTTTGTCCTGCCACAGTGATGAAGCAATGGGTCAATGAATTTCATCGCTGGTGGCCGCCGTTGAGAGTCTCGATTCTGCACACTTCTGGTAGCGGTATGCTGGACGTACGACGAGAAGAAAGCCTCGAGGACGACCTTGAGGATGATCGCTTCAGGCGGAAGGCGACTCAAAGCAAAGGCTACAACCAAGCCAAGCGCATCGTTAACAAGGTACTCAAAGATGGCCACGTCCTGGTGACTACCTACTCTGGACTGCAGACCTATGCTGAGTTGCTGATACCGACGGACTGGCAGTATGCGGTCTTGGACGAAGGCCACAAGATCCGCAATCCGAATACGGCCATTACGATCTACTGTAAGGAGCTGCGAACGCACAATCGGGTCATTCTCTCAGGCACACCTATGCAGAACAACCTCACCGAGCTCTGGTCATTGTTCGACTTCGTCTACCCGATGCGACTTGGCACGCTTGTCAACTTCAAGAGCCAGTTCGAGATACCAATCAAGCAGGGCGGTTATGCGAACGCTTCGAATCTGCAGGTGGAGACAGCCATGAAGTGCGCAGAAACGCTAAAGGACGCCATCTCGCCGTACCTGTTGCAGAGGTTCAAGGTGGACGTAGCTGCCGATCTGCCCAAGAAAAGCGAACGAGTCTTGTTCTGCAAGTTAACAAAGCTGCAGCGAGATGCATACGAGTGGTTTCTGAACTCTGAAGACATGAAGTCGATTATGGCTGGCAAGCGACAAGCCCTCTACGGCATCGACATACTTCGTAAGATCTGCAACCACCCCGATCTTGTGGAACACAAGACTCTGTCGAAGAAGACCAGTTACCAGTACGGTATTGGCAGCAAGTCTGGCAAAATGCAGGTCGTGAAAGCACTACTGGAGATCTGGAAGCGCAACGGACACAAGACCCTGCTGTTTGCCCAGCATCGGATCATGTTGGATATTCTTGAACTCTTCATACAAGGGATGGAGGGCTTCAATTATCGTCGTATGGACGGCAACACTTCGATCAGAGATCGACAAGACCTGGTCGACGAGTTCAACAAGGACCCCAATCTGCACGTCTTTCTGCTAACGACAAAGGTTGGAGGGCTTGGCGTCAATCTCACGGGCGCTGACCGGGTCGTCATCTACGATCCTGACTGGAATCCATCGACCGACGTACAGGCTCGTGAGAGAGCATGGCGTCTCGGCCAGAAGCGGGAGGTCGAGATCTATCGTCTGATGACAGCAGGCACGATCGAGGAAAAGATCTACCATCGACAGATTTTCAAACAGTTCCTCAGCAACAAGATCTTGCGTGATCCAAAGCAGCGGCAGACTTTCCAACTTCGTGACCTGCATGACCTCTTCACGCTTGGCACGCCTATGGAGAATGGCCAGACCGAAACAGGAAGCATCTTCAAGGGCACTGAAGTCAAGCTGTCTGGCAACGCTGCTCGTACCCAAGACCAAAGTCTGCCAACTCCCCCAGAAGAGACCGAGAAGGAAAAGGACCACGCAGCCATCAACGCCTTCGCCGGCATTGACAGACAAGAAGCGTGGCGCGGCGAAGACGAAGACGAGACCAACGCAGACTCTGCAGAGGATAAAGGCAACGACGATCGAGTGCTCTCCGGCATCTTTGATCGCGCAGGAGTGCAAGCTGCACAAGATCATGACGCGATCATCAACGGCCGAAAGACTATCCGCGCGGATCCCGAGATGATCGCGCGAGAAGCGAAGAAGGTAGCTGCTGAAGCTGCCCGAGAGCTCAAGCGTGCTGGCGAGATCGCACGATCACTTCCAGCCGGAAGCGTGACATGGACAGGTCAGCATGGCAGCGCTGGTCGCGATCCATCGCCCCCTCGACGTGGCGGCATGCGCGGTGGGCGAGGAGCGCCGTCGTCGGCCTCGGTGCTTGCCAACTTGCAGTCTCGTCAAATTGGCACAGCATCCGCTGCAGCTGTCGCGTCATCTTCCAACCCATCAAGTCGCGCGGCAACTCCGGTGCGTGGCGGTCGTGGTCGTGCTGCACCTACTGCACAGCCGAAAGGTAAAGATTTCCTGAAGCTGATCCGGGACTATCTCATTGCTCAAGGTGGCTCAGCTTACACCCAGATGCTGATTGACCACTTCAATCGATACTGCGGCAACGACCAGCGCACCATGGAATTCAAGGAGATGCTGAAGACCATCGCGGTAATGCATaaaggcggtagaggaagatCAAAGTGGGTTCTGAAGGAGGAATACAGGACGCAAGAACCATCTTAG
- a CDS encoding Asnovolin E/Chermesin D methyltransferase nvfJ, with the protein MASMPARRSSQRRPSRPDQAPRSTSRPSQSPARTRSEDSQTIFVNKPDQEEKPQTQQPSSTFPLPQDDAEPKKCWICFSDSTEDTPETSRWRNPCPCALEAHEECLLDWIADMEAPKNQRGRPGLAAPKIECPQCKSEIKLSRPRDYLVDFYRGIERLGAKAVTPGSLALLSGVVYNFSLAHGMHSIYAIFGSDDGQRILRPVIYNATRAPVEAYAGHPGEASEQLLNVLIDHIVHWRLYVGLPLITPILVLSRTSFADGVLPVLPIIFFASQAHSPNEFIDFAQWPPSASFAFAVLPYFRSLYNYYYKKVWAEREKQWLRAIQPRINETQTDANGEVVDVGDEGQPADNGDGNVFEVRIDGGIWDDWENEDQIEQAIAANNAMAQPDQAAQDGDEGAPGPVVQDNRPVPEGGANEAPAQQAGARQQAQQQQNQQNQPAGGERRLSFSPTAIAETVLGALIFPTLAGFAGEALKLILPSAWTAGRPPIDVFRQTQFLSNPRFRGLQKTGIAGLLQHKWARSLVGGCLLVVCKDALTLYGRTKRYMSSQDLHDAFTSQAKHTVDNSILPKMPDIWKDFNGLLIDDPSFKLTPEVRELFVKYAGIPEDEVVQHVKDVRDRAFKIFPYPCIGQYRFLDFGVSTAPKYNDVLAGVKGGKTLLDLGCCFGQDLRKLVHDGAASANLTGFEMEKDFTELGYDLFRDRETLRSTFVHGDVFASTPNLTEGSFDYVHASSFFHLFSWAEQVELVRKTLKLLNPVKGSMVFGRQAGVKEPGVLKHERTRSGEMFRHDEGSFERMVHEAAEGMEEKERVEVEVEVGMFEVEVEGGKWDFMHYGVVVK; encoded by the exons ATGGCTTCCATGCCAGCACGCCGATCATCGCAGCGCCGCCCATCACGTCCAGACCAAGCACCACGATCAACCTCGCGTCCGTCACAATCACCCGCAAGAACCCGATCAGAAGACTCTCAGACCATCTTCGTTAACAAGCCGGACCAGGAAGAGAAGCCGCAAACACAGCAGCCATCGAGCACATTCCCTCTGCCGCAAGACGATGCGGAACCAAAGAAGTGCTGGATCTGCTTTTCAGACTCTACAGAGGACACACCTGAGACATCGCGATGGCGGAATCCTTGTCCTTGCGCGCTGGAGGCACACGAGGAATGTCTGCTGGATTGGATCGCGGACATGGAGGCACCCAAGAACCAGCGAGGTCGACCAGGACTTGCAGCGCCGAAGATTGAGTGCCCACAGTGCAAGTCGGAGATCAAGCTGTCAAGACCAAGAGACTACCTTGTCGACTTCTATCGCGGTATCGAGCGCCTTGGTGCAAAAGCAGTCACACCAGGATCTCTGGCGCTTCTGTCAGGTGTGGTGTACAACTTCAGCTTGGCGCACGGTATGCATTCGATATACGCCATCTTTGGTAGCGACGACGGGCAGCGTATACTACGGCCCGTGATTTACAATGCGACACGAGCGCCAGTCGAGGCATACGCTGGTCACCCTGGTGAAGCCTCAGAACAGCTGCTCAATGTGTTGATTGACCACATCGTTCACTGGAGGCTCTATGTCGGACTACCGCTTATCACACCGATACTTGTGCTATCGCGCACATCTTTCGCCGACGGCGTCCTACCAGTCTTGCCCATCATCTTCTTCGCGTCACAGGCACACTCACCGAACGAGTTCATCGACTTCGCGCAGTGGCCGCCGAGCGCCAGCTTTGCATTCGCGGTCCTGCCATACTTTCGCTCGCTGTACAATTACTACTACAAGAAGGTCTGGGCCGAGCGGGAAAAGCAGTGGCTGAGAGCTATTCAACCTCGGATCAATGAGACGCAGACCGATGCCAATGGCGAGGTTGTGGATGTGGGTGATGAGGGTCAGCCAGCTGACAACGGAGATGGCAACGTCTTCGAAGTGCGAATCGATGGAGGCATATGGGATGATTGGGAAAACGAAGACCAGATTGAGCAAGCCATAGCAGCGAACAATGCGATGGCACAACCAGATCAAGCAGCGCAAGACGGCGACGAAGGCGCACCTGGACCTGTAGTCCAGGATAATCGACCAGTACCTGAAGGTGGCGCGAACGAAGCACCAGCACAACAAGCGGGCGCTCGCCAACAAGCACAGCAACAACAGAATCAACAAAACCAACCGGCCGGCGGAGAACGAAGACTGTCTTTCTCACCCACCGCCATCGCAGAGACGGTCCTCGGCGCTCTCATATTTCCGACTCTCGCCGGTTTCGCTGGCGAGGCTCTAAAGCTCATCCTTCCTTCTGCGTGGACAGCAGGGCGGCCGCCAATCGATGTGTTTCGACAAACACAATTCCTCTCGAATCCTCGCTTCAGAGGGCTCCAGAAGACGGGCATTGCAGGCCTTCTGCAGCACAAGTGGGCGCGAAGCCTGGTTGGAGGATGTCTGCTAGTCGTCTGTAAGGATGCGCTGACGCTTTAC GGCCGGACCAAGAGGTATATGAGCAGCCAAGACCTCCACGACGCTTTTACAAGTCAAGCAAAGCACACCGTTGACAATAGTATTCTGCCTAAGATGCCAGATATCTGGAAAGACTTCAACGGCCTCCTCATCGACGACCCATCTTTCAAACTCACACCTGAAGTTAGAGAGCTTTTCGTCAAGTACGCTGGCATACCCGAAGATGAAGTCGTGCAACATGTCAAAGACGTC CGTGACCGCGCCTTCAAAATCTTCCCATACCCCTGCATAGGCCAGTACCGCTTCCTCGACTTCGGCGTCTCCACTGCCCCTAAATACAACGACGTCCTCGCTGGCGTCAAAGGTGGCAAGACGTTACTTGATCTCGGCTGCTGCTTCGGGCAGGATTTACGGAAACTCGTGCATGATGGCGCAGCGTCTGCGAACTTGACAGGTTTCGAGATGGAGAAGGACTTCACAGAGCTGGGCTACGATTTGTTCAGGGACCGGGAGACGTTGAGGAGTACATTCGTGCACGGTGATGTCTTCGCGTCCACCCCGAATTTGACGGAGGGGAGTTTCGATTATGTACACGCCAGCTCTTTCTTCCATCTGTTCAGCTGGGCGGAGCAGGTGGAGCTCGTGCGAAAGACGTTGAAGCTGTTGAACCCCGTGAAAGGGAGCATGGTGTTTGGACGCCAGGCGGGTGTTAAGGAGCCTGGGGTGTTGAAGCATGAGCGAACAAGGAGTGGGGAGATGTTTAGACATGATGAGGGGAGTTTTGAGAGGATGGTTCATGAGGCTGCGGAGGGGATGGAGGAGAAGGAGAGGGTGGAGGTGGAGGTGGAGGTGGGAATGTTTGAGGTTGAGGTTGAGGGGGGAAAGTGGGATTTTATGCATTATGGTGTTGTGGTGAAGTGA
- a CDS encoding SET domain and MYND-type zinc finger protein 6: MDVLVKTSDITGGSRGLFAKKDFAAGDLILSLDRPYVAELDIERLKDTCAWCLQRGATDDFERQRRAALGNFTNSIIDTKACTGCKRVRYCSKSCQSKAWKREHKYECKVLAPDNRPDLPHGVRAVVKLLGRMKNDPEGKDEALLDILQFWPAGVADKSALDEFKKQNQHRYEDFGMLAYGSWKYAGEPNMGGTESEAIAKGLFFNVMSNTVQLSNPLDDTSLGMGFDPIMCSANHSCDPNAAALFNQPRQILRALKPIKKGEELFMKYTDVSNPLCVRQAELKGYYFFTCQCPRCKQGPIFAEDTFLKPPEQLKSEFATIADSVLIPWHEKSLAAFSVPSSDPTAGRRMAALQAEAFSVSGLSEDLNRGNTDAGEDEVKDALKLCLNSEMWSYTRQPVPHLIRQLLVIYLSQGRMYAAWRLGAFRHFLIAPDLYPQPFYPDRVIDCWLMATVTNSLCNPNIPSHKEIFEQCLQSGFDLRIVYFGFLLETREQIEKSYGRDSPFGRLVETVYQQTVQNTDISLTQIKEKIKENWPKLEAVAKNVDVLKL; encoded by the exons ATGGACGTCCTGGTCAAGACATCCGACATCACAGGCGGCAGCCGTGGCCTCTTCGCAAAGAAAGACTTTGCAGCCGGTGACCTCATCCTCTCACTCGACCGGCCATATGTCGCCGAGCTCGACATCGAGAGATTGAAGGATACCTGCGCCTGGTGTCTCCAGCGTGGTGCGACGGATGACTTTGAGCGACAGAGGAGAGCGGCCTTAGGCAATTTCACGAATTCCATCATTGACACCAAAGCGTGCACGGGGTGCAAGCGTGTTCGGTACTGCTCCAAGTCATGTCAGAGCAAAGCGTGGAAGCGAGAGCACAAGTATGAGTGCAAAGTCCTCGCTCCTGACAACAGGCCTGATCTGCCGCATGGTGTCAGAGCTGTCGTGAAGCTGCTGGGTCGCATGAAGAACGATCCCGAGGGAAAGGACGAAGCTCTACTCGACATTCTTCAATTCTGGCCTGCTGGAGTGGCGGATAAGAGTGCGCTTGATGAGTTCAAGAAGCAGAACCAGCACAGGTATGAGGACTTTGGCATGCTGGCGTATGGCTCTTGGAAGTATGCTGGCGAGCCGAATATGGGAGGGACCGAGTCGGAGGCCATTGCGAAAGGGCTGTTCTTTAAT GTTATGAGCAACACTGTACAGCTGAGCAACCCTCTCGACGACACATCTCTAGGCATGGGCTTCGATCCAATCATGTGCAGCGCCAACCACTCTTGCGATCCCAACGCCGCTGCACTCTTCAACCAGCCCAGGCAGATCCTTCGCGCACTCAAGCCGATCAAGAAAGGCGAAGAACTCTTCATGAAGTACACCGACGTCTCGAACCCCCTCTGTGTTCGTCAAGCAGAGCTCAAAGGCTACTACTTTTTCACCTGCCAATGCCCTCGCTGCAAACAAGGGCCAATCTTTGCAGAGGACACCTTCCTCAAGCCTCCGGAACAGCTCAAGTCTGAGTTCGCCACCATTGCAGACAGCGTTCTGATCCCGTGGCACGAGAAGTCCTTAGCTGCGTTTTCCGTACCTTCGTCAGATCCAACAGCTGGCAGGCGTATGGCTGCCCTCCAAGCAGAAGCATTCTCCGTCAGTGGTCTGAGCGAAGACCTCAACCGAGGCAACACAGATGCTGGTGAAGACGAGGTCAAGGATGCTTTGAAACTCTGCCTGAACAGCGAGATGTGGAGCTACACTCGCCAACCAGTACCACATCTCATCCGTCAACTCCTTGTCATCTACCTATCCCAGGGCAGAATGTACGCAGCCTGGCGTTTAGGCGCCTTCCGTCACTTCCTGATCGCTCCAGATCTCTACCCTCAGCCATTCTACCCGGATCGTGTCATCGACTGCTGGCTCATGGCGACGGTGACCAACAGTCTCTGCAATCCGAATATCCCAAGCCACAAAGAGATCTTCGAGCAATGCCTGCAAAGTGGCTTCGATCTGCGGATCGTGTACTTTGGGTTCCTGCTCGAAACACGAGAGCAGATTGAGAAGAGCTATGGCAGAGACTCGCCGTTCGGAAGATTGGTGGAGACTGTGTATCAGCAGACTGTCCAGAACACGGATATCAGCTTGACCCAGATCAAGGAGAAGATCAAGGAGAACTGGCCCAAGCTGGAAGCTGTGGCGAAGAACGTGGACGTTCTGAAGCTTTGA